One Sulfolobus sp. S-194 DNA segment encodes these proteins:
- a CDS encoding VapB-type antitoxin — protein MKKVPLKIKDEYYELAQIVEVTMAKSTDEALNLILFYGISKAREEIKKRKSKKLTEK, from the coding sequence ATGAAGAAAGTACCACTGAAAATAAAAGATGAGTATTACGAATTGGCTCAAATAGTTGAAGTGACTATGGCTAAGTCTACGGATGAAGCGCTTAATCTTATTCTCTTCTATGGGATAAGTAAAGCTAGAGAAGAAATCAAAAAGAGAAAGAGTAAGAAACTTACTGAGAAATAG
- the csx7 gene encoding CRISPR-associated RAMP protein Csx7 has protein sequence MENRPCYDLDTLKSIIKIEGKIRNETPLRIGYGKSQSFTDATDNPILRVNGKPIIPGSSLKGALRSLAEAYVRSWSEEKYSFVCDLEDKECNSCDENKYCIPCIIFGFKDLSSRVYILDAIAENYSISQRTMVTISRVFGGQLPRHLYTLDYVEPGSFFNFSMFMYNLNIVDGESEEWKNKAVEVMRYLLKTLVTEGIFIGAKKSAGFGLIKLTSGEVELRKLPDLTRPVKQNLMEVIKSW, from the coding sequence ATGGAAAATAGACCGTGTTATGACCTTGACACTTTGAAAAGTATAATAAAAATTGAGGGAAAGATAAGGAACGAAACCCCACTAAGAATAGGCTACGGTAAGTCACAAAGCTTTACAGATGCTACTGATAATCCAATATTAAGAGTTAACGGAAAACCAATTATTCCCGGTTCAAGCCTAAAAGGAGCGCTTAGAAGCTTAGCCGAGGCTTATGTAAGATCATGGAGCGAAGAAAAATACAGTTTTGTATGTGATTTAGAGGACAAAGAATGCAATAGTTGTGATGAAAATAAGTACTGTATACCATGCATAATATTTGGTTTCAAAGACCTCTCATCAAGAGTTTACATACTTGACGCAATAGCTGAAAATTACTCAATTTCCCAAAGAACAATGGTCACAATTAGCAGAGTGTTTGGAGGCCAACTACCCCGTCACCTTTATACTTTAGATTATGTTGAGCCTGGCTCATTTTTCAACTTCTCCATGTTCATGTATAACCTTAACATTGTAGATGGGGAAAGCGAAGAGTGGAAGAATAAAGCGGTAGAAGTAATGAGATACTTACTCAAGACTTTAGTAACAGAAGGGATATTTATAGGAGCTAAAAAGAGTGCTGGATTTGGACTAATTAAGCTGACTTCAGGAGAAGTTGAATTAAGGAAATTACCAGATCTCACTAGACCCGTGAAACAAAACCTAATGGAGGTGATTAAATCATGGTAG
- the csx7 gene encoding CRISPR-associated RAMP protein Csx7 → MVDYTFIRKDMIKRETVIEGILEVLSPLRIGVGKSGGMDPASIAKDTVLKDVNGVPVIPGSSWKGVFRSTGETILMARNITVCSGVGKNYCLNNYRKYDDFQDAIRESDINNALKIFWDYTCLNCKLFGTMSVIGAVKFLDSRAFEYKLGTRTMVAISRTEGAAARRALVQVEFVEPGSKFNFKLIGTNLPNYAIGYLLTIMKRIHDGYTQIGGHKSRGFGFVKFANLHLLNSGSKKIGEDDLQASLPDEIKAEGDKFFEEVKPYMEAFNNAKIQYPVH, encoded by the coding sequence ATGGTAGATTACACATTCATAAGAAAGGATATGATAAAGAGGGAGACCGTAATAGAAGGGATTTTGGAAGTCCTTTCGCCGTTAAGAATAGGAGTAGGAAAGTCTGGAGGAATGGATCCTGCTAGTATAGCTAAAGATACAGTATTAAAGGATGTTAACGGAGTCCCGGTAATTCCCGGCTCGTCATGGAAGGGGGTATTTAGATCTACTGGAGAGACAATATTAATGGCCAGGAACATAACAGTCTGTAGTGGTGTAGGGAAGAATTATTGCTTAAATAACTATAGAAAGTACGATGATTTCCAAGACGCTATTAGAGAGTCTGATATAAATAACGCATTAAAGATCTTCTGGGACTATACTTGCCTTAACTGTAAGCTCTTTGGTACTATGAGTGTAATTGGAGCTGTTAAGTTTTTAGACTCAAGAGCTTTTGAATATAAGCTAGGCACTAGGACTATGGTTGCAATAAGCAGAACGGAAGGAGCCGCTGCTAGAAGGGCACTAGTCCAGGTAGAATTTGTAGAACCTGGTTCTAAATTTAATTTCAAACTCATAGGTACCAATTTGCCAAACTACGCAATAGGCTACTTATTAACAATTATGAAAAGAATTCACGATGGTTATACTCAAATAGGAGGACATAAAAGTAGGGGATTTGGGTTCGTTAAGTTCGCTAATTTACACTTATTAAATTCTGGTAGTAAGAAAATAGGAGAGGATGACTTACAAGCTTCATTACCAGACGAAATTAAGGCAGAAGGTGATAAGTTCTTTGAAGAAGTAAAGCCTTATATGGAGGCATTTAATAATGCAAAGATACAATACCCAGTACACTAA
- a CDS encoding RAMP superfamily CRISPR-associated protein yields MQRYNTQYTKRNSPGLEGVLELEMEVVSEYLHVGSGIYDVEILKPLSDIDQLVESAIKGNIPDVSNYFSPLVHEMNRYLDRIVIPGSTIKGLVRTRLELSVRDSCFIVSSRSNSSSETYKKIFRYPKPRRSDRFPDNVCPVCDLLGNSGLSSRVSFSDFVMDQGKIDYVNVRGQYYESSVKGSKFRGRVVYHSLKATDLGMLLYGLGFRIKNGQLKGKVMLMGRFKYSDKRFGRIVFSLVSPMQEYVKALNEFVNRFKPYDYNEEW; encoded by the coding sequence ATGCAAAGATACAATACCCAGTACACTAAAAGAAATAGTCCAGGATTAGAGGGAGTGCTAGAGCTAGAAATGGAAGTAGTTTCTGAATATTTGCACGTGGGTAGTGGGATATATGATGTGGAAATACTTAAGCCCTTAAGTGATATTGACCAACTTGTTGAGAGTGCTATAAAAGGTAATATTCCGGATGTTAGTAATTACTTTTCACCATTAGTTCATGAAATGAACAGATACTTAGATAGAATAGTAATCCCAGGATCTACAATTAAGGGTCTTGTGAGGACCAGGTTAGAGCTCTCAGTAAGAGATTCTTGCTTTATAGTTTCAAGCCGATCAAACAGCTCATCTGAAACTTATAAGAAGATATTCCGTTATCCTAAGCCAAGAAGAAGTGACAGATTCCCCGATAATGTTTGTCCAGTATGTGACTTACTTGGAAATTCTGGATTAAGCAGTAGGGTTTCTTTCTCAGACTTCGTTATGGACCAAGGCAAGATAGATTACGTTAACGTCAGAGGGCAATATTATGAAAGTTCAGTAAAGGGGTCTAAGTTTAGGGGAAGAGTTGTATATCACTCATTAAAAGCTACTGACTTAGGCATGCTCCTTTACGGTTTAGGTTTTAGGATTAAAAACGGGCAACTAAAAGGAAAGGTAATGTTAATGGGCAGATTTAAGTACTCAGACAAGCGTTTCGGTAGGATAGTATTTTCATTAGTTTCACCAATGCAGGAATATGTTAAGGCATTAAACGAATTTGTAAATAGATTCAAGCCTTACGATTATAATGAGGAGTGGTAA
- a CDS encoding HD domain-containing protein, with protein sequence MTLRGKLNLPEFKVVFDGDNGKQYEGNTELEEKIINTLTHMAQISCEIAENDEKKAMDIFADIISMLYKLPMFVSYTPISEEESLKYIPTAFEYFFIYTVGRHVTDLSIDKNMSLEEIFKKLENFKYISLLRSLVRNYFSSIKDIYEALINTPADTRPGFNFTSLASHLQLTSLVSWLLQPHSIDLNYLRVASLLHDIGKLIDPRHHVTKAINILREVENNLESTNSCIKLDRVKDLVSSHHADFESIIQKADHLASSADRLTELVVKALDVVEGGKEVKECFNKSHEESYNCFDKLGKEKYEKASKEIYKFILSHVISEDIINNEEAKVFPFIPDRVEKNKRETQPGRLLGYIVYIDLPSIQNFITNFPKLRDMSFASMLVDFLVSVYSFMLLDTEFSKRTKSRLPAEALLSGYGGHSYIVIRKDIGNDSWDIKSIFKGIKLLENLDVKISVSVSDFAYDNYILNYNEVWDKIKEQFSERYLLDFNEEIYSVGLHRVCDNCGIRPASKLEEEFGEKLYLCKRCAEIRGLSSSKGFVSKVKSTYLLYIDNDVKKINPENAAKKLNINYTEYAMEFLAGYKKPEDTKYVSIVKADGNRGSIIFSASATFSDYVDKSFRLDYGVKKAFYDTLVELAKAETEDFPLTSRVLSGVLYLGGDDIAILLPSIIAIPFTVRLFEKAKELTGFTFKLGILSIKPDHPIQFAFQAVDELMEKSKIKPPKGAKDPSVYNKTSIACMVFSSTLASRAVVESEIKRYTDRKTPYLAVTNDIDKVKELLKVVNLYDFKNVIELYIKDDKKGVRDKMRDLEDAVGFAETTNGYTKALAYILRQIARGDRKEVLKKVVKDSESPLSGIPLYDYYFILKTFRVGVG encoded by the coding sequence ATGACACTAAGGGGTAAGTTGAACTTACCAGAGTTTAAGGTAGTATTTGATGGAGATAACGGTAAACAGTATGAGGGGAATACTGAATTAGAAGAGAAAATAATAAACACATTAACGCATATGGCTCAAATTTCGTGTGAAATAGCCGAAAATGATGAAAAGAAGGCAATGGACATCTTCGCAGATATAATCTCAATGTTATATAAGCTACCAATGTTCGTATCATATACACCGATATCAGAAGAGGAGAGCTTAAAATATATTCCAACGGCCTTTGAGTATTTCTTTATTTATACAGTAGGAAGACATGTGACTGACCTTAGTATAGATAAAAATATGTCACTGGAGGAAATATTTAAAAAATTGGAGAACTTTAAATACATTAGTTTATTAAGGTCCTTGGTCAGAAATTATTTTTCTTCAATAAAAGACATTTACGAGGCACTTATTAATACACCAGCCGACACCAGACCCGGTTTCAACTTTACCTCACTGGCCTCTCATCTACAACTTACCTCATTAGTCTCATGGTTACTCCAGCCCCACTCTATAGACCTAAACTACCTAAGAGTAGCATCACTACTTCACGATATAGGTAAACTTATAGACCCTCGACATCACGTAACTAAAGCAATAAACATCTTAAGAGAAGTAGAAAATAATCTGGAAAGTACAAATTCATGTATAAAACTTGATAGGGTAAAAGACCTAGTCTCTTCACACCATGCAGACTTTGAAAGTATAATCCAAAAAGCTGACCATTTAGCCTCAAGTGCAGATAGACTCACAGAGCTTGTAGTGAAGGCTTTAGATGTCGTGGAGGGGGGTAAAGAAGTTAAGGAGTGCTTTAATAAGAGCCATGAAGAGTCTTACAACTGCTTTGATAAACTAGGAAAAGAGAAATATGAAAAAGCCTCAAAAGAGATATATAAATTCATTTTAAGCCATGTAATATCTGAAGATATAATAAACAACGAAGAAGCAAAAGTGTTCCCATTCATACCAGATAGGGTAGAAAAGAATAAGAGAGAAACACAGCCTGGAAGATTACTCGGCTATATTGTCTATATAGACTTACCTAGTATACAGAACTTCATTACAAACTTTCCTAAGCTAAGAGATATGTCATTTGCAAGCATGTTGGTTGATTTCCTAGTTAGCGTTTACTCTTTCATGTTACTTGATACTGAATTCTCTAAAAGGACTAAATCGAGGCTGCCAGCGGAGGCATTGCTTAGTGGTTACGGTGGGCACTCATATATAGTAATAAGAAAGGATATTGGTAATGATAGCTGGGATATAAAAAGTATATTTAAGGGAATAAAACTATTGGAAAACTTAGACGTAAAAATAAGCGTGAGCGTTTCAGATTTCGCTTATGACAATTATATACTAAACTATAATGAAGTCTGGGATAAGATAAAAGAACAGTTTAGTGAGAGGTATTTGTTGGACTTTAATGAGGAGATATACTCGGTTGGACTTCACAGAGTCTGTGATAACTGTGGCATAAGACCGGCTAGTAAATTAGAAGAGGAGTTTGGTGAAAAATTATACCTATGTAAAAGATGTGCTGAAATAAGAGGGCTATCATCATCTAAAGGTTTTGTAAGTAAAGTTAAATCAACCTATTTGCTCTATATAGATAACGATGTGAAAAAGATTAATCCCGAAAATGCCGCTAAGAAGCTAAACATTAACTACACAGAGTACGCAATGGAGTTCCTAGCAGGCTATAAAAAACCGGAAGACACAAAATACGTATCCATAGTGAAGGCTGACGGAAATAGGGGTAGTATAATATTTTCAGCAAGTGCAACCTTCTCCGATTACGTAGATAAGAGCTTCAGACTGGACTATGGTGTTAAAAAAGCATTTTACGATACGTTAGTAGAATTGGCTAAAGCAGAGACTGAAGACTTTCCGCTTACTAGTAGAGTCCTTTCTGGAGTATTATACTTAGGTGGAGATGATATAGCAATACTACTTCCATCAATAATTGCAATACCTTTCACAGTCAGACTATTTGAGAAAGCGAAAGAACTAACAGGCTTTACCTTTAAACTTGGAATTCTCAGCATAAAACCCGACCACCCGATACAGTTCGCCTTCCAAGCAGTTGATGAGCTAATGGAGAAGAGTAAAATAAAACCGCCTAAAGGGGCAAAAGACCCTTCAGTATATAACAAAACCAGCATAGCTTGTATGGTCTTTTCATCAACATTAGCCAGCAGAGCTGTTGTAGAATCAGAGATAAAAAGATATACAGACAGAAAAACACCTTACTTAGCGGTAACTAATGATATTGATAAAGTAAAGGAATTACTAAAAGTAGTAAACTTATACGACTTCAAAAACGTTATAGAACTTTATATCAAAGATGATAAAAAGGGAGTTAGGGATAAAATGAGGGACTTAGAAGATGCAGTAGGTTTCGCAGAAACAACTAACGGTTATACAAAAGCCTTAGCCTACATCTTAAGACAAATAGCAAGAGGAGACAGAAAAGAAGTATTGAAAAAAGTAGTTAAAGACTCAGAAAGTCCCTTGTCCGGAATACCACTTTACGATTACTATTTTATACTCAAAACATTTAGGGTGGGTGTAGGATAA
- a CDS encoding RAMP superfamily CRISPR-associated protein has product MEFKVLVKNLTSLTVGGGSTIGGADIPLNPMILPPSTVKGVLRTSISNYLPKGYTSCRKIEPNEIKEAHKDGNVCDVCKLFGYPDYKDSGCFALTVKVPEVKKYRITRVKIYDKTQTSEEGSLFTQEIIPPNTEFEIEVHYRDICGEKLLKLLLYSFLSLRFWRIGRNAMVDVKLKDDICVKIKCDQEMKEIVSSLSEYLWGD; this is encoded by the coding sequence ATGGAATTTAAAGTTCTGGTCAAAAACTTAACTTCCCTAACTGTAGGAGGAGGAAGCACTATAGGCGGAGCTGACATTCCATTAAACCCTATGATATTACCACCCTCTACAGTAAAAGGAGTCCTAAGGACTTCAATATCCAATTACTTACCAAAGGGTTATACATCATGCCGTAAAATAGAGCCCAACGAAATTAAGGAAGCTCATAAAGACGGAAATGTTTGTGATGTCTGTAAGCTCTTTGGCTATCCAGACTATAAAGATTCCGGCTGTTTTGCACTTACGGTAAAAGTACCGGAGGTAAAGAAATATAGAATAACTAGAGTAAAAATCTACGATAAAACACAGACAAGCGAAGAAGGTTCTCTATTTACACAAGAGATAATACCACCAAATACAGAATTTGAAATAGAGGTACACTATAGGGATATCTGTGGAGAAAAATTACTTAAATTGTTATTATACTCCTTCCTCTCTCTAAGGTTTTGGAGAATTGGAAGAAATGCAATGGTAGATGTAAAGTTAAAAGATGACATATGTGTGAAAATAAAATGCGACCAAGAAATGAAAGAAATAGTCTCTTCTCTGTCAGAATACTTGTGGGGTGATTAA
- a CDS encoding RAMP superfamily CRISPR-associated protein, whose protein sequence is MSSERKIYLFKLKFNTPYGLRVGGNSQDINALIPLSIGEHYLIPSSTWKGIFRRATEVLLAKPSHFNEHKNEEVQYDSSMDELLKSKGIEKEEEKKKFIAMWNCPIERLYGSEYFASAVTFSDTLIKAGITERFHATIDRKTKKGMERYLFREQIVDVKSVNAKIIVRDRIEEWVKTLKFLSDVGTFIGGGKSRGIGYAMLDWKESEYAEVDKLTRKITFRPLEELKI, encoded by the coding sequence ATGAGCAGCGAGAGAAAAATATACCTATTTAAACTAAAATTCAACACTCCCTACGGATTGAGAGTAGGGGGAAATAGTCAGGATATAAACGCCTTAATACCCCTATCAATAGGTGAACATTACCTAATACCATCAAGCACCTGGAAAGGGATATTCAGAAGAGCTACAGAGGTCTTACTGGCAAAACCATCCCATTTTAATGAACATAAAAACGAAGAAGTTCAATATGACAGCAGCATGGATGAACTGTTAAAGTCTAAGGGAATTGAGAAAGAGGAAGAGAAAAAGAAGTTCATAGCAATGTGGAACTGTCCTATAGAGAGACTCTATGGAAGCGAATATTTTGCCTCAGCAGTTACTTTCTCTGATACATTAATTAAAGCTGGGATTACAGAAAGGTTCCACGCAACAATAGACAGAAAGACAAAGAAAGGCATGGAAAGATATCTATTTAGAGAACAAATTGTAGATGTAAAAAGCGTTAATGCTAAGATTATAGTAAGGGATAGAATTGAGGAGTGGGTTAAAACATTGAAGTTCCTTAGCGATGTAGGGACCTTCATAGGTGGAGGAAAATCTAGAGGAATAGGCTATGCAATGTTGGATTGGAAAGAGAGCGAATATGCAGAAGTTGATAAATTAACTAGAAAAATTACGTTTAGACCCTTAGAAGAATTAAAGATATAA
- a CDS encoding MFS transporter → MEPEKFGANTTKAIVSQFIGFMLDSYDLTMILSIAPILAKVLLPPETPLLATFNIIFSYSLTIIFRPLGSAIFGNLGDKIGRRADLIITVLGLGLGSALTSALPTYAQVGILSFILFVLVRILVGIFAGGEYSAGHPFAMEWTPYKWRGIVSGFVQGGFSFGAGLAALVEGIFIGIYGVNGVEEYAWRYVFLTALAPAVIALAVRLAMSETPVFEDVKKKNLIRKTPFLDLFRKPYRRDFFQVMIYMTGMFFFAYSLFAFVPAILEHKPSVFSIGTAEQIYYYGTYAAFAGAVMFGALSQYIGRRKLTIIWAISTLIVSIPVYYLLFSSASVGNYLLASIASILIGIITQGPWGIIPVYLSERFKASMRSSGVGFGYSSGIFIGGWFSIYVPLMHNYLFKSLDTPNNVWFSTAVLLMIGAILVGIGQYIGPETLGTKLVEEAEKV, encoded by the coding sequence ATGGAACCGGAAAAATTTGGTGCGAATACTACAAAAGCGATAGTATCCCAATTTATAGGGTTTATGCTAGATTCTTACGATCTAACAATGATATTAAGCATTGCCCCAATCTTAGCTAAGGTTTTATTACCTCCAGAAACGCCTCTATTAGCTACATTTAATATAATATTTTCATATTCACTTACAATAATATTTAGGCCTCTAGGTTCCGCAATTTTTGGTAACTTGGGAGATAAAATAGGTAGAAGAGCCGATCTAATAATTACAGTCTTGGGTCTAGGATTGGGGAGTGCACTAACGTCAGCGTTGCCTACTTATGCACAAGTAGGTATATTGTCATTTATTCTTTTTGTACTAGTGAGAATACTAGTAGGAATATTTGCTGGAGGTGAATATTCTGCGGGGCATCCCTTTGCCATGGAATGGACTCCTTATAAGTGGAGAGGTATAGTGAGCGGTTTTGTTCAGGGAGGATTTTCATTTGGTGCCGGACTTGCTGCATTAGTGGAGGGTATTTTTATCGGAATTTACGGCGTTAATGGTGTTGAAGAATATGCATGGAGGTATGTATTCCTAACGGCCTTAGCTCCTGCTGTAATAGCTTTAGCAGTTAGATTAGCAATGAGTGAAACTCCTGTATTTGAAGATGTTAAAAAGAAAAACTTAATACGGAAGACACCATTTCTCGATTTGTTCAGAAAACCTTATAGGAGAGATTTCTTCCAAGTAATGATATATATGACTGGTATGTTCTTCTTTGCATATTCACTGTTCGCTTTTGTGCCAGCTATTCTTGAACATAAACCTTCCGTATTCTCAATAGGTACTGCAGAACAAATTTATTATTATGGTACTTACGCAGCTTTTGCTGGAGCGGTAATGTTTGGTGCATTATCGCAATATATAGGAAGAAGAAAACTTACTATAATCTGGGCAATTTCCACGTTAATAGTATCTATTCCAGTTTATTATTTGCTATTCTCATCAGCCTCAGTGGGAAATTATTTACTTGCTAGTATTGCTTCAATACTAATAGGAATAATCACTCAGGGGCCATGGGGAATTATACCTGTTTATCTTTCTGAAAGATTTAAGGCTTCTATGAGGTCTTCTGGTGTAGGATTTGGATATTCCTCTGGCATATTCATAGGAGGTTGGTTCAGTATATACGTACCTCTGATGCATAACTACTTGTTTAAATCATTAGATACACCAAATAACGTATGGTTCTCTACTGCTGTATTATTAATGATAGGGGCAATACTCGTTGGAATAGGACAATATATAGGGCCTGAGACTCTAGGGACTAAGTTAGTTGAGGAAGCGGAAAAAGTTTGA
- a CDS encoding alanyl-tRNA editing protein, with product MFVIEVKTHTALHIVKGAVRKVLGAKWTASTYVKDNHGRLTVKFERKPTEDEIEEIFKLSNEKVKENVTILTEILPREEAERKYGDEIYDLFPVPPEVKELYIVIIPNWNINACNKQHTKSTGEVGEIIKDYWRFRNSRQFLEIAFNINPKV from the coding sequence ATATTTGTGATTGAGGTAAAAACTCATACGGCCTTACACATAGTTAAGGGTGCTGTAAGAAAAGTATTAGGAGCTAAATGGACTGCTAGCACATATGTTAAAGATAATCACGGAAGGCTAACGGTTAAATTTGAGAGGAAGCCTACGGAAGACGAAATTGAAGAGATTTTCAAACTATCAAATGAAAAAGTTAAAGAAAATGTAACTATTTTAACTGAAATTTTGCCTAGAGAAGAAGCCGAGAGAAAATATGGAGATGAGATTTACGATCTATTTCCAGTGCCTCCAGAAGTAAAAGAACTTTACATTGTAATAATACCTAATTGGAATATAAACGCATGTAATAAGCAACATACCAAAAGTACAGGTGAAGTAGGAGAAATAATTAAAGACTACTGGAGATTTAGAAATTCCAGACAATTTTTAGAGATAGCATTTAATATCAATCCCAAAGTGTAA
- a CDS encoding ferredoxin family protein — protein MGIDPNYRQNRQAVGDHGGHKIYGPVEPPGKLGIHGTIVGVDFDLCIADGSCINACPVNVFQWYDTPGHPASEKKADPVNEQACIFCMACVNVCPVAAIDVKPP, from the coding sequence ATGGGTATAGATCCAAACTATAGGCAAAATAGACAAGCTGTAGGAGACCATGGAGGGCATAAAATTTACGGACCAGTAGAACCACCAGGAAAGCTAGGCATCCATGGTACTATTGTTGGTGTGGATTTCGATCTATGTATTGCAGATGGTTCATGTATAAATGCGTGTCCAGTTAATGTCTTTCAGTGGTACGATACACCTGGTCATCCTGCATCAGAAAAGAAGGCAGATCCAGTGAATGAACAAGCTTGTATATTCTGTATGGCATGTGTTAATGTCTGTCCAGTAGCTGCAATAGATGTAAAACCGCCATGA
- a CDS encoding IS110 family transposase, producing the protein MVERETEAKSSGSGVTNPYHRTEHCDKIHAYRCDKEVGVIGIDVSKDHLITSRGRVRRYENNKKGYEEILKMKPCTIVLEPTGVYAIRPSQYFKEKGVRVLQVSPNVLSREKEFRGKKTDFYDAEKLENMVNKAKEYDYNPLKELVTLYLFLKDIETKYKNRLKRALFLVSDNDKVSKDRLEKLAKGDFTQEELYQLEYTPLVLEEIKILAKNLLETQERLKEVRRMIEGQVPQDHVLLTIPGVGRLAAGVIIGVVGDVKRFPKPESFVAYCGLDPVVERSGRAVVSRGISKRGSKYLRNLFYFLAEMNYSRNPTLLKFYESHKDRLRGKKLYTALARKLAKVVWSVWYNNKPYEPK; encoded by the coding sequence ATGGTCGAGAGGGAAACTGAAGCGAAGTCTTCGGGTAGTGGCGTGACAAACCCCTACCATCGGACTGAACATTGTGATAAAATTCACGCATATAGGTGTGATAAAGAGGTAGGGGTAATAGGAATAGATGTATCAAAAGACCATTTAATTACAAGTAGGGGGAGGGTGAGAAGATACGAGAACAACAAGAAGGGTTATGAGGAAATCCTCAAGATGAAACCTTGTACAATAGTCCTAGAGCCTACCGGAGTATACGCAATAAGGCCTTCACAATACTTCAAGGAGAAAGGGGTAAGAGTACTACAAGTCAGCCCAAACGTGTTATCAAGAGAAAAGGAGTTTAGGGGAAAGAAAACAGATTTTTACGATGCAGAAAAATTAGAAAACATGGTTAACAAGGCTAAGGAGTACGATTACAACCCCTTAAAGGAATTAGTAACACTCTACCTCTTCCTAAAGGACATAGAGACGAAATACAAGAATAGGCTAAAGAGGGCACTATTCCTAGTAAGTGATAACGATAAGGTAAGCAAGGACAGGTTGGAAAAACTTGCGAAAGGAGATTTCACACAGGAAGAACTATACCAACTTGAATACACCCCCTTAGTACTTGAGGAAATCAAAATCCTGGCTAAAAACCTCCTAGAAACGCAAGAGAGGTTGAAGGAGGTTAGGAGGATGATTGAGGGGCAAGTCCCTCAAGACCACGTCCTATTAACGATACCAGGTGTTGGGAGGCTTGCAGCTGGGGTTATTATTGGTGTTGTTGGTGATGTTAAGCGTTTTCCCAAGCCAGAGTCTTTTGTTGCTTATTGTGGTCTTGATCCGGTTGTGGAGAGGAGTGGAAGGGCTGTGGTAAGTAGGGGGATTTCTAAGAGGGGTAGTAAGTATTTGCGTAATTTGTTCTACTTTTTGGCTGAGATGAATTATTCTAGGAACCCAACCTTGTTGAAGTTTTATGAGTCTCATAAGGATAGGCTTAGGGGTAAGAAGTTATACACTGCCTTGGCGAGAAAGTTGGCTAAGGTTGTGTGGAGCGTTTGGTATAATAATAAGCCTTATGAGCCCAAGTGA